One genomic segment of Desulforamulus reducens MI-1 includes these proteins:
- a CDS encoding nitrilase-related carbon-nitrogen hydrolase, giving the protein MKRPLTIGLIQMDCVLGDVAANVAKAIERIRQAAAMGAQIICLPELCTTGYRPDLLEDKLWELTEPVPGPTTDVFSQLAKELGIYIILPMNEKGAVPGMIHNSAVFIDKDGEVQGVFRKAHAYATERYYFTDGNHYPVFQTEFGKVGVMICYDMGFPEVARILTLKGAEVIFAPSAWRQEDEDIWDINIAARALENRLFVAAVNRVGREGDVVMHGKSKIANTRGKTLAEAARFEEDILVATVDLHELIAGRRETPYLKDRKPASYGLITQIN; this is encoded by the coding sequence ATGAAAAGACCTTTAACCATTGGTTTAATTCAAATGGATTGCGTACTGGGGGATGTTGCAGCCAATGTGGCTAAGGCCATAGAGAGGATACGGCAAGCTGCGGCAATGGGAGCACAAATTATTTGCCTGCCGGAACTTTGTACCACGGGCTACCGACCAGACCTGCTAGAGGATAAACTCTGGGAACTAACGGAACCAGTACCTGGTCCCACCACGGATGTATTTAGCCAGTTAGCTAAGGAACTGGGAATATACATTATTTTGCCCATGAACGAAAAGGGTGCAGTGCCGGGGATGATTCATAATTCCGCTGTCTTTATAGATAAAGATGGAGAAGTACAGGGCGTGTTCCGTAAGGCCCATGCCTATGCAACCGAACGCTATTACTTTACAGACGGCAACCATTACCCAGTTTTTCAAACAGAGTTTGGTAAGGTGGGGGTTATGATCTGTTACGATATGGGTTTCCCTGAAGTGGCAAGAATACTGACCCTGAAGGGGGCCGAAGTGATTTTTGCTCCTTCGGCCTGGCGTCAGGAGGATGAAGACATTTGGGATATTAACATTGCAGCCCGGGCTCTGGAAAACAGACTCTTTGTGGCAGCGGTAAACAGAGTGGGCAGAGAAGGCGATGTCGTTATGCATGGCAAAAGCAAGATTGCCAATACCCGGGGAAAAACCCTGGCGGAAGCAGCCCGCTTTGAGGAAGATATTCTTGTGGCTACGGTGGACTTGCATGAACTGATTGCAGGGCGCAGGGAAACCCCCTATTTGAAGGATCGTAAACCTGCCAGTTATGGTTTGATTACGCAAATAAATTAA
- a CDS encoding type II toxin-antitoxin system HicB family antitoxin codes for MKYVYPAVFTPLSSGEYNVRIPDLPGCITCRKDLADAIEMAEDAAAMWLCDAEDNQESISAPSEKLNVAHPQFVNFVIADTDKYRQENDNRAVKKTLTIPNWLNSKAEKAGVNFSQTLQAALKQQLGID; via the coding sequence ATGAAATACGTTTACCCTGCGGTATTTACTCCTCTTTCCTCTGGCGAATATAATGTTCGCATCCCTGACTTACCTGGATGTATTACCTGCAGAAAAGATTTAGCAGATGCTATTGAAATGGCCGAAGATGCCGCCGCAATGTGGTTATGCGATGCGGAAGATAATCAAGAATCAATTTCCGCCCCATCTGAAAAACTAAATGTAGCACATCCACAGTTTGTTAATTTTGTCATCGCTGATACCGATAAATACAGGCAAGAAAACGATAACCGAGCAGTAAAGAAAACGTTAACTATTCCAAACTGGCTAAACTCTAAAGCCGAAAAAGCCGGTGTTAACTTCTCCCAGACTCTTCAAGCCGCATTAAAGCAGCAACTCGGTATAGATTGA
- a CDS encoding purine-cytosine permease family protein yields MSNVHGGDDYSLSRVPMDARRPMWEVLVIRIGSLACVSQLMLGAALGYGMTFWGAFWATMVGSVLLQVVSYALGAAAAREGMSTSLLSRWAGFGKMGSSIIGGVIAIALMGWFGVQNSVFAEGLLKATGIFNIQIWAMITGLAVTIIVVFGFRLLSITANISVPLFILAVGFAMAHVLAGHDVGQLIHAKPAGEPLSFAVATTMVAGGFMIGAVITPDLSRFMRSEKDVFWMTLIGTFVGELGMNMMSVLMALAVRSSDIVTIMLSLAGWIGAAIVIFSTIKLNDINLYSSSLGITNMLNALFQWKVNRVAATWAIGIIGTVLSMIGIISYFVNFLVLLGVAVPPVAGIMFVDYYILKRNRRILDESRERNALPAECEIWNPVTMAAWILAFLVGYFVTDTGIPAINSLVVGGLGYYIGMKVYGLVSNQSIVEFTKTNETV; encoded by the coding sequence ATGTCAAATGTACACGGGGGCGATGATTACTCGTTGTCCAGAGTTCCTATGGATGCTCGGCGGCCCATGTGGGAGGTGTTAGTGATCCGAATTGGTTCCCTTGCCTGTGTTTCACAGCTTATGTTGGGAGCGGCCTTGGGTTACGGTATGACCTTTTGGGGTGCCTTTTGGGCAACCATGGTGGGGAGCGTACTGCTTCAGGTAGTTAGTTATGCACTGGGGGCCGCTGCTGCCAGGGAAGGTATGTCCACCAGTTTGCTATCCCGCTGGGCAGGTTTTGGCAAAATGGGTTCCTCGATTATCGGGGGCGTAATTGCCATTGCCCTGATGGGCTGGTTTGGTGTACAAAACTCTGTTTTTGCAGAGGGACTATTAAAGGCGACGGGTATTTTTAATATCCAGATTTGGGCCATGATTACCGGTCTGGCTGTAACCATTATTGTTGTTTTTGGTTTTCGTTTGTTAAGTATTACGGCCAATATTTCGGTTCCTTTATTTATCTTAGCAGTGGGTTTTGCTATGGCTCATGTGTTGGCCGGACACGATGTGGGTCAATTGATTCATGCTAAACCCGCCGGTGAACCCCTGAGTTTTGCTGTGGCCACCACAATGGTGGCAGGTGGTTTTATGATTGGTGCGGTGATTACGCCTGACCTCAGCCGTTTTATGAGATCGGAAAAAGATGTGTTTTGGATGACTTTGATTGGAACCTTTGTGGGTGAATTAGGCATGAACATGATGTCTGTTTTAATGGCTCTGGCGGTTCGCTCCAGTGATATTGTAACCATTATGCTTTCATTGGCCGGCTGGATTGGGGCCGCCATCGTTATTTTCTCAACTATTAAATTAAATGATATTAACCTTTATTCTTCAAGCTTGGGCATAACCAATATGCTAAATGCCCTTTTCCAGTGGAAAGTAAACCGTGTTGCTGCCACCTGGGCCATTGGTATTATCGGAACCGTTCTTTCGATGATTGGAATTATCAGTTACTTTGTTAATTTCTTAGTCTTACTGGGCGTTGCGGTGCCCCCGGTGGCCGGCATTATGTTTGTTGATTATTACATATTAAAAAGAAACCGCCGTATCCTGGATGAGAGCAGAGAGAGAAATGCTTTACCTGCGGAATGTGAGATATGGAATCCTGTAACAATGGCGGCTTGGATACTTGCTTTCCTGGTGGGCTATTTCGTTACCGATACCGGGATTCCGGCCATCAATTCTCTTGTGGTGGGTGGACTTGGTTACTACATAGGAATGAAAGTATATGGGCTGGTATCAAACCAGAGCATTGTTGAATTTACTAAAACCAATGAAACTGTTTAA
- a CDS encoding hydantoinase/oxoprolinase N-terminal domain-containing protein yields MSYRIGIDVGGTNTDAVILDENLTPVAKTKTPTTADVSTGIYQAMSMVLQQGVVDRSKIKYAMLGTTHCTNAVVERKRLNKVAVIRLGLPATGAIKPLTGWASDLRQAIGNQQFLVRGGHEFDGREISPLDGKRLREIAQEIKGKANSIAITSVFSPVTNNHELRAAEIMKEELGDIPVSLSHEIGSIGLLERENATVLNASLVDVARTTADGFVSALQREGIDARVYFGQNDGTLMAVEYATRYPILTIACGPTNSIRGASYLAKHKNALVVDVGGTTTDVGVLVNGFPRESSIAVEIGGVRTNFRMPDLISIGLGGGTIVRNDQGITIGPDSVGYRITEEALIFGGQALTTSDVVTALGLASMGDAAKVKDLPKDTLNEAYRKMVAMTEDVIDRMKTSSDPIPVILVGGGSIILPDQLAGASEVIRPDHYDVANAIGSAIAQVSGQVERVFSIDEMGREGALQRAKQMAVEEAIKAGADPDSIDIVEIEDVPLAYLPGNATKIRVKAAGNLVV; encoded by the coding sequence ATGAGTTACAGAATTGGTATTGACGTTGGCGGCACCAATACGGATGCCGTAATTTTAGATGAAAACTTAACTCCAGTGGCCAAAACCAAGACACCCACCACAGCAGATGTTTCCACTGGTATCTATCAGGCCATGTCCATGGTACTGCAACAAGGAGTGGTGGATCGCAGCAAGATCAAATATGCCATGCTTGGCACAACCCATTGCACAAATGCTGTGGTAGAACGCAAACGGTTGAATAAAGTGGCAGTCATCCGCCTCGGTTTACCGGCCACCGGTGCCATTAAGCCCTTAACTGGTTGGGCCAGCGACCTGAGACAAGCCATTGGCAATCAGCAGTTTCTGGTAAGGGGCGGTCACGAATTTGACGGCAGAGAAATATCCCCCCTAGATGGAAAAAGGCTGCGGGAAATTGCCCAAGAAATTAAAGGGAAAGCGAACTCCATTGCCATTACCTCGGTTTTTTCACCAGTCACAAATAACCATGAACTGAGGGCGGCGGAAATAATGAAGGAAGAGTTGGGTGACATTCCGGTATCCCTTTCCCATGAAATAGGCAGCATTGGTCTTTTGGAGCGGGAAAATGCAACGGTGTTAAATGCTTCTTTGGTTGATGTTGCCCGGACCACTGCGGATGGTTTTGTATCGGCCCTGCAAAGGGAGGGTATTGATGCCAGAGTTTACTTTGGGCAAAATGATGGAACTTTAATGGCTGTGGAATATGCCACCCGTTATCCTATCCTCACCATCGCCTGCGGGCCGACAAACAGTATTCGTGGTGCTTCCTATTTGGCCAAGCATAAGAACGCCCTGGTGGTTGATGTGGGTGGCACCACCACGGATGTTGGGGTGCTGGTGAATGGTTTCCCCCGGGAATCATCCATCGCAGTGGAAATTGGTGGTGTACGCACCAATTTCCGTATGCCTGACCTGATTTCCATTGGATTAGGCGGCGGCACCATTGTTCGAAATGATCAAGGCATCACCATTGGTCCCGATAGTGTGGGTTATCGCATTACCGAGGAAGCTTTGATCTTTGGTGGGCAAGCCCTGACCACCTCGGATGTGGTCACCGCCCTTGGTCTGGCTTCCATGGGAGATGCGGCTAAGGTTAAAGACCTGCCCAAGGATACACTAAATGAGGCTTACCGAAAGATGGTGGCCATGACTGAAGATGTCATTGACCGCATGAAAACCAGCTCAGATCCCATTCCAGTTATCCTGGTTGGAGGTGGCAGTATCATCCTGCCCGATCAATTGGCCGGGGCCTCCGAGGTAATACGTCCGGACCATTACGATGTTGCCAATGCCATTGGCTCCGCCATTGCCCAGGTAAGTGGGCAGGTGGAAAGGGTTTTCTCCATTGACGAAATGGGTCGGGAGGGTGCCCTGCAAAGGGCCAAGCAAATGGCGGTAGAAGAAGCCATAAAGGCTGGGGCAGATCCGGACAGCATTGATATTGTTGAAATCGAAGATGTCCCGTTGGCTTATTTGCCGGGCAATGCTACAAAAATTAGGGTAAAGGCTGCCGGTAATCTGGTGGTATAG
- a CDS encoding DUF917 domain-containing protein produces the protein MRILDIQAIEDIALGAALLGTGGGGDPYVGKLMAIQAVEEFGPIQLLEPHEVPDEALIVPTAMMGAPTVLVEKVPNGEEAIHAFNSLAKTLGTKVFATIPIEAGGVNSMIPLALAARMGIPVVDTDGMGRAFPELQMVTFHLNDISATPMVLCDEKGNSIMLDTVDNVWTERLARNATVVMGGSVMLAIYPMSGSQMKLSGIHGIITLTEQIGRAIREAKINRVDPIKTVLRITGGYELFRGKVMDVARRTEGGFARGESKLEGTDGYKSQTLTLHFQNEHLIARTEKEVLATTPDLIAVLDAETARPVTTEGLRYGARAVVIGIPCHPHWRTEKGIATVGPRYFGYDIDYIPLENRISNSRGGHQ, from the coding sequence ATGCGTATCTTAGATATTCAAGCCATTGAAGATATTGCCCTGGGTGCAGCTTTGCTCGGCACCGGCGGCGGCGGTGACCCCTACGTCGGGAAACTTATGGCCATTCAAGCTGTGGAAGAATTTGGCCCCATTCAGCTTTTGGAACCCCATGAGGTGCCCGATGAGGCTTTGATTGTGCCAACGGCCATGATGGGTGCACCCACCGTACTGGTGGAAAAGGTACCCAACGGTGAAGAGGCGATCCATGCCTTCAACTCACTGGCAAAAACCCTGGGAACCAAGGTTTTTGCCACCATTCCCATTGAAGCCGGCGGAGTTAACTCCATGATTCCCTTGGCCCTGGCTGCCCGCATGGGAATTCCGGTGGTGGACACCGATGGCATGGGCAGAGCCTTTCCGGAACTACAAATGGTGACCTTTCACCTAAACGATATCTCTGCCACCCCCATGGTCCTCTGTGATGAAAAGGGGAACAGTATAATGTTGGATACCGTTGATAATGTTTGGACCGAGCGATTGGCCAGAAATGCCACGGTGGTAATGGGCGGCTCGGTTATGTTAGCCATTTATCCCATGAGTGGTTCGCAAATGAAACTAAGTGGTATCCATGGCATTATCACGTTAACCGAGCAAATTGGCCGGGCTATCCGGGAAGCAAAAATAAATCGGGTGGACCCCATCAAAACGGTGCTGAGGATAACAGGTGGTTATGAGCTGTTCCGGGGTAAGGTTATGGATGTGGCCCGTAGGACTGAAGGTGGTTTTGCCAGAGGAGAAAGTAAACTGGAGGGTACAGATGGCTATAAAAGTCAAACCCTTACCCTTCATTTCCAAAATGAACACCTGATTGCCAGGACAGAAAAAGAAGTACTGGCCACCACACCAGATTTAATTGCGGTCCTAGATGCAGAGACGGCCCGTCCCGTTACCACAGAGGGATTAAGATATGGCGCCAGGGCTGTGGTCATTGGTATTCCCTGCCATCCCCATTGGCGCACAGAAAAGGGTATAGCCACAGTGGGGCCCCGATATTTTGGCTATGACATTGACTATATTCCCTTAGAAAACAGAATTTCCAACAGCAGGGGAGGGCACCAGTAA
- a CDS encoding transposase translates to MFVRNKHQDRQWLALLSTDSTLSNEEIVRLYGMHWDIETFFKVAKSHLQLSKEFQGRSYDMMVAHTSIIFIRYIVLSWESRHNTDPKSLGELFFLLCDEVKEVDYQTALTQLLTIIDSIVKGDTVEPPIKNCCRKS, encoded by the coding sequence GTGTTTGTAAGAAATAAACATCAAGACCGTCAATGGTTAGCTTTGCTCAGCACTGATAGTACATTATCAAATGAGGAGATTGTACGTCTTTATGGGATGCACTGGGATATAGAAACCTTTTTCAAGGTTGCAAAATCTCACTTGCAGTTGTCTAAAGAGTTTCAAGGCCGTTCATATGATATGATGGTAGCCCACACCAGCATTATTTTTATTCGGTATATTGTTTTATCTTGGGAATCACGGCATAATACAGACCCTAAGTCACTAGGGGAACTCTTCTTTTTATTGTGCGATGAGGTAAAGGAAGTTGATTATCAAACGGCCCTTACCCAATTGTTAACTATAATTGACTCCATCGTAAAGGGAGATACGGTAGAGCCTCCAATCAAGAACTGTTGCCGAAAAAGTTGA
- a CDS encoding CHASE4 domain-containing protein: MTLSKKTKLIIYMTFIIFIIVIFGTSEFIVRKNLSELEEKVVNQNIERVRNVLSEDISSLNKLAMDWASWDDTYSFIQDANKAYIQSNLDDTTFIDQRLNIVLFINSSGRIVYGKGFDLEDDKEVSVPNSIKQYVSANSLLTRHSTIENGISGVILLPEGPMLISSRPILTTKNKGPIRGMLLMGRYLDTKQIKHLSQIVDLSLTIRDIKPTEMPPDFQEVLPLLKENPVFVSPLNSDFIAGYTLLNDVFGKPSLMLKVSMPRENYRTGQEAMFYVLILLVVTGFLVSRFIQHVLDKVILSRLTKLSVSVDSIGENGNLSGRVPMMKGQDEFSNLADNINGMLAALEQSHKSAKRYRKLVNKMSTAHQQLQNIIEFLPDATFVIDNDKKVIAWNLAIEKITGINKKDIIGKGDYAYSVPLYGKQIPMLIDLIGSEDREAEGKYEYVKRKGNTMFAEVFAPSFFGGKGAFLWGTASPLYDTKGNLVGAIESIRDITERKKIEKELNLQKAYFEQLFKNSPAGIVMLDNSDRIVKINRGFEKLFQYSISEVKGCYINQVIIPEKLLEEASILSNVVLTGEICQKETIRKRKDGSLVDVHILGYPILVNNQQVGIYIIYTDITERKQDEKRLKHISLHDALTGLYNRAYFEQEMTRLEKGRNNSVGIIMCDVDGLKLVNDTLGHNRGDELLLAATDVIRGSFRQSDMVARIGGDEFAILLTNSDSTEVERAAQRIKDAIAKYNKGNPKLPLNISIGFAVSNDLSLRMWDLFREADNNMYREKLYHSQSARSTIVQTLMKALEARDFITEGHADRLQDLVVRVARAIGLSENKVTDLRLLAKFHDIGKVGIPDRILFSEGPLTPEEFIEMQRHCEIGYRIAQSAPDLIPIADWILKHHEWWNGKGYPFGLKEKEIPLECRILTIADAYDAMTSERPYRKAMSHEEAVVELRKFAGVQFDPQLVGKFIEVFNTKKT, translated from the coding sequence TTGACACTAAGTAAAAAGACAAAACTTATTATCTATATGACATTTATAATCTTTATCATCGTAATATTTGGCACTTCAGAATTTATTGTGCGTAAAAATCTCAGTGAACTGGAAGAAAAAGTAGTTAATCAGAATATTGAACGGGTTCGAAATGTTTTATCAGAAGATATTTCTAGTTTAAACAAATTAGCTATGGACTGGGCTTCCTGGGATGATACCTACTCCTTTATACAGGATGCCAATAAAGCATATATTCAGTCAAATCTTGACGATACAACCTTTATTGATCAAAGGCTTAACATTGTACTTTTTATTAACTCTTCAGGTCGTATCGTTTACGGTAAGGGATTTGATTTAGAAGATGATAAGGAAGTATCTGTTCCAAACAGTATCAAGCAGTATGTAAGTGCCAATAGTCTTCTTACGCGCCACTCTACTATTGAGAATGGTATATCAGGAGTTATACTTTTACCCGAAGGCCCCATGCTTATTTCCTCGCGTCCAATTTTAACTACTAAAAATAAAGGTCCCATCCGAGGCATGTTGCTTATGGGACGCTACCTAGATACAAAACAAATTAAACATTTATCTCAAATAGTTGATCTGTCACTTACAATACGAGACATAAAACCTACGGAGATGCCACCTGATTTTCAAGAGGTACTTCCTTTGTTAAAAGAAAACCCTGTTTTTGTTAGCCCGCTAAACTCAGACTTTATTGCTGGTTACACTCTGCTGAATGATGTCTTTGGTAAACCAAGTCTTATGTTAAAAGTAAGCATGCCAAGGGAAAACTATCGGACAGGCCAGGAAGCTATGTTTTATGTGTTGATATTACTTGTGGTTACTGGTTTTCTAGTTAGCAGGTTCATTCAGCATGTTTTAGACAAGGTAATCCTCTCCCGACTCACTAAGCTCAGTGTCAGTGTTGATAGTATCGGGGAAAATGGCAATCTTTCTGGCAGGGTACCTATGATGAAGGGTCAGGATGAATTTTCTAATCTAGCCGATAACATTAATGGGATGTTGGCAGCATTGGAGCAATCCCACAAGAGTGCAAAGCGTTATCGTAAGCTGGTGAATAAAATGTCTACTGCTCACCAGCAACTTCAGAATATTATAGAATTTTTGCCTGACGCAACCTTTGTTATCGATAATGACAAAAAAGTAATAGCTTGGAATTTGGCTATAGAAAAGATAACAGGAATAAACAAGAAGGATATTATCGGGAAAGGTGATTATGCCTATTCAGTACCTCTTTATGGCAAGCAGATACCAATGCTGATTGATCTTATTGGTTCCGAGGACAGGGAAGCAGAAGGAAAATACGAATACGTAAAAAGAAAAGGAAATACCATGTTTGCTGAAGTCTTTGCTCCATCTTTCTTTGGGGGTAAAGGAGCCTTTCTTTGGGGGACTGCTTCACCACTTTACGACACTAAAGGGAATTTGGTTGGTGCTATAGAATCAATCCGAGATATTACTGAACGCAAGAAGATAGAAAAGGAATTAAATTTACAAAAGGCCTATTTTGAGCAGCTTTTTAAGAATTCACCGGCAGGGATTGTTATGCTGGACAACTCGGATAGGATTGTGAAGATCAATAGAGGATTTGAAAAACTTTTTCAGTATTCAATAAGTGAAGTAAAGGGTTGTTATATAAATCAAGTTATTATTCCAGAAAAACTCCTTGAAGAAGCATCCATTTTATCTAATGTTGTACTGACAGGGGAAATTTGTCAAAAAGAGACAATTAGAAAGCGCAAAGATGGTAGCCTGGTAGATGTTCATATACTTGGCTACCCTATTCTAGTTAATAATCAACAAGTTGGAATATATATTATATATACTGATATAACTGAGCGTAAGCAAGATGAAAAACGATTAAAACATATAAGTTTGCATGATGCTCTCACTGGGCTGTATAACCGTGCTTATTTTGAACAAGAAATGACTCGCCTGGAGAAGGGGCGTAATAATTCGGTGGGGATCATTATGTGTGATGTGGATGGCCTTAAACTCGTAAACGATACCCTTGGTCACAATCGTGGTGATGAGTTGCTGTTGGCAGCAACGGATGTAATTCGTGGATCTTTCCGCCAAAGCGATATGGTGGCTAGGATTGGGGGCGATGAATTTGCCATACTTCTCACAAACAGCGACAGTACGGAAGTAGAAAGAGCTGCCCAGAGAATTAAAGATGCCATCGCAAAGTACAACAAGGGAAACCCGAAATTGCCCCTGAATATATCCATAGGCTTTGCTGTCAGCAATGATTTATCTTTACGAATGTGGGACCTTTTCAGGGAAGCAGATAACAACATGTACCGGGAAAAACTTTATCACAGCCAAAGTGCCAGAAGCACCATTGTACAGACTCTGATGAAGGCTTTAGAAGCAAGGGATTTTATTACCGAGGGTCATGCTGATCGCTTACAAGACCTAGTGGTAAGAGTAGCTAGGGCCATAGGGCTGTCCGAGAACAAAGTAACTGACTTGCGTTTGCTTGCCAAGTTCCATGATATTGGCAAGGTGGGCATACCAGACCGTATTTTATTTAGCGAGGGCCCCCTAACCCCGGAGGAATTTATTGAAATGCAGCGTCATTGTGAGATAGGCTACCGTATTGCCCAGTCTGCTCCTGACCTTATCCCGATTGCTGACTGGATTCTCAAACACCATGAGTGGTGGAATGGAAAGGGTTACCCCTTTGGCCTTAAGGAAAAAGAGATTCCCCTGGAGTGCCGTATTTTAACCATTGCCGATGCATATGATGCCATGACCAGTGAACGTCCTTACCGGAAGGCTATGTCCCATGAGGAAGCGGTGGTTGAACTCAGAAAATTCGCTGGTGTTCAGTTTGACCCTCAACTGGTAGGTAAGTTTATAGAGGTATTTAATACCAAAAAGACATAG
- a CDS encoding DUF1177 domain-containing protein encodes MLKQVLEIYELLDSSMVTGQQVAELLQSRGADKVTVELVQGKEGSTDFIRIDVPGTNGKIVGGTAPTLGIIGRLGGIGARPERIGLVSDADGAIAALAVALKLAEMGEKGDQLPGDVIITTHICPHAPTQPHDPVPFMGSPVDMETMNRYEVDPAMDAILSIDTTKGNRVINHRGVAISPTIKEGYILRVSDDLLNTLQITSGRLPVTFPVALQDITPYGNGLHHINSILQPSVVTNSPLVAVAITSEVTVPGCATGASHETDITAAAKFSLEVAKEYGAGRCRFYDTEEFALLQRLYGSLEQFQSLGQQDS; translated from the coding sequence ATGTTAAAACAGGTATTGGAAATTTATGAATTATTGGATAGCTCAATGGTAACCGGGCAGCAAGTGGCAGAGCTGCTCCAATCCCGGGGGGCTGACAAGGTTACAGTGGAACTGGTGCAGGGCAAAGAAGGATCTACCGATTTTATCCGTATTGATGTGCCAGGTACCAATGGTAAGATAGTAGGGGGAACGGCACCAACTTTGGGAATTATTGGTCGGTTAGGTGGTATTGGTGCCAGACCCGAGCGAATTGGTCTGGTATCCGATGCCGATGGGGCCATTGCGGCCCTGGCCGTGGCCCTGAAGCTAGCAGAAATGGGGGAAAAGGGCGATCAACTGCCAGGGGATGTAATTATTACCACCCATATTTGTCCCCATGCCCCAACTCAGCCCCACGACCCCGTACCTTTCATGGGATCACCGGTGGATATGGAAACCATGAATCGGTACGAAGTGGACCCTGCCATGGATGCCATACTGTCCATTGACACCACCAAGGGTAACAGGGTGATTAACCACCGGGGCGTTGCTATCTCTCCCACCATCAAAGAGGGCTATATATTACGGGTCAGTGATGATTTATTAAACACCTTACAGATTACCAGCGGCCGCTTACCGGTAACCTTCCCGGTGGCCCTGCAGGATATCACTCCCTATGGTAATGGTTTACACCATATCAATAGCATTCTTCAGCCTTCAGTGGTAACCAACTCACCGCTGGTGGCTGTGGCCATCACCAGTGAAGTAACGGTGCCTGGTTGTGCCACCGGGGCAAGCCATGAAACAGATATTACAGCAGCGGCTAAATTCTCTCTGGAAGTGGCCAAAGAATACGGTGCCGGACGCTGCCGTTTTTATGACACCGAGGAATTTGCACTTTTGCAAAGGCTGTATGGTTCGTTAGAACAGTTCCAAAGCCTGGGCCAACAAGATTCGTAA